The following are encoded together in the Streptomyces flavofungini genome:
- a CDS encoding NADPH:quinone oxidoreductase family protein: MRAWHVHRNGEPGEVMRLEEAERPVPGDGQVLLKVRAANINFPDALLCRGQYQITPPLPFTPGVEICGETEDGRRVIANPALPHGGLAEYAVADAAALLPAPDALDDAEAAALHIGYQTGWFGLHRRARLKEGETLLVHAAAGGVGSAAVQLGKAAGARVIGVVGGPDKAEVARGLGCDLVIDRRADDIVGAVKEATGGRGADVVYDPVGGDAYAKSTKCVAFEGRILVVGFASGAIPTPALNHALVKNYSIVGLHWGLYNTKDPRAVLECHEHLTELAAKGAVKPLVSERVPLGGAAAAVQRVADGTTTGRVTVLPALPEEATA; this comes from the coding sequence ATGCGCGCATGGCACGTACACCGCAACGGCGAACCGGGCGAGGTGATGCGGCTCGAAGAGGCGGAGCGGCCCGTGCCCGGCGACGGGCAGGTGCTCCTGAAGGTCCGCGCGGCCAACATCAACTTCCCGGACGCGCTGCTGTGCCGGGGGCAGTACCAGATCACCCCGCCGCTGCCGTTCACGCCGGGCGTGGAGATCTGCGGCGAGACCGAGGACGGGCGGCGCGTCATCGCCAACCCGGCGCTGCCGCACGGCGGCCTCGCCGAGTACGCCGTCGCGGACGCCGCCGCCCTGCTGCCGGCGCCGGACGCCCTCGATGACGCGGAGGCCGCCGCGCTGCACATCGGCTACCAGACCGGCTGGTTCGGCCTGCACCGGCGCGCGCGCCTCAAGGAGGGCGAGACGCTGCTCGTGCACGCGGCCGCCGGCGGCGTCGGCAGTGCCGCCGTGCAGCTCGGCAAGGCGGCGGGCGCCCGCGTCATCGGCGTCGTCGGCGGCCCGGACAAGGCCGAGGTCGCGCGCGGGCTCGGCTGCGACCTGGTGATCGACCGGCGCGCGGACGACATCGTGGGCGCCGTGAAGGAGGCAACCGGCGGCCGCGGCGCCGACGTCGTGTACGACCCGGTCGGCGGCGACGCCTACGCCAAGTCCACCAAGTGCGTGGCCTTCGAGGGCCGCATCCTCGTGGTCGGCTTCGCGAGCGGCGCCATCCCGACGCCCGCTCTCAACCACGCCCTGGTGAAGAACTACTCGATCGTCGGCCTGCACTGGGGCCTGTACAACACCAAGGACCCGCGCGCCGTCCTGGAGTGCCACGAACACCTCACCGAGCTGGCCGCGAAGGGCGCCGTGAAGCCGCTGGTGAGCGAGCGCGTGCCGCTCGGCGGGGCCGCGGCGGCCGTCCAGCGCGTCGCCGACGGCACCACCACCGGCCGCGTGACCGTGCTCCCCGCCCTCCCCGAGGAGGCCACCGCATGA
- a CDS encoding helix-turn-helix domain-containing protein — protein sequence MGRAKKSDVTDPHDSGPVTDPHDSASASASAPHAPAPDSDGDTDKVLTAVGPRLRKIRKERGATLAGLSEATGISVSTLSRLESGGRRPSLELLLPIARAHQVPLDELVGAPPVGDPRVRAKPIVRHGRTMVPLTRQPGGLQAYKVIEATRSVQPDPRTHEGYEWLYVLSGRLRLVLAEHDVVLGPGEAAEFDTRVPHWFGSTGEGPVEFLSLFGPQGERMHVRARPAARGGKGE from the coding sequence ATGGGAAGAGCAAAGAAGTCCGACGTCACCGACCCGCACGACTCCGGCCCTGTCACCGACCCGCACGACTCCGCCTCCGCCTCTGCCTCCGCCCCGCACGCCCCCGCCCCCGACTCCGATGGCGACACCGACAAGGTCCTCACCGCCGTCGGCCCCCGCCTGCGCAAGATCCGCAAGGAGCGCGGTGCCACCCTCGCCGGTCTTTCCGAGGCCACCGGCATCTCCGTCAGTACCCTCTCCCGCCTGGAGTCGGGTGGCCGCAGGCCGAGCCTCGAACTGCTCCTGCCCATCGCCCGCGCCCACCAGGTGCCCCTCGACGAACTCGTCGGCGCCCCGCCGGTGGGCGACCCGCGGGTGCGGGCCAAGCCGATCGTCCGGCACGGGCGGACGATGGTGCCGCTGACCCGGCAGCCCGGCGGGCTCCAGGCGTACAAGGTCATCGAGGCCACCCGCTCCGTCCAGCCCGACCCGCGGACCCACGAGGGCTACGAGTGGCTGTACGTGCTCTCGGGGCGGCTGCGCCTCGTGCTCGCCGAGCACGACGTGGTGCTCGGGCCCGGCGAGGCGGCGGAGTTCGACACCCGGGTGCCCCACTGGTTCGGGTCCACGGGGGAGGGCCCGGTGGAGTTCCTGAGCCTCTTCGGGCCGCAGGGGGAGCGGATGCACGTACGGGCGCGGCCCGCCGCGAGGGGCGGCAAGGGGGAGTAG